The Allochromatium tepidum genome has a window encoding:
- a CDS encoding nucleotidyltransferase substrate binding protein yields MTLNTDHLCRTLRALESAVALYRRAVMEHQSTDQEVFRMAIVKGFELTQEVCFKLIKRRLKDFGHGARKLEATPVKELLRLAAQHGLLTLEEVERWFAYRDNRNDTAHDYGEAFAEETLALMPDFIRDARGLEGRLLAGNADFGGRS; encoded by the coding sequence ATGACGTTGAATACGGATCATCTGTGTCGTACCTTGCGAGCGCTGGAATCGGCCGTGGCGCTCTATCGGCGAGCGGTGATGGAACATCAGAGCACGGACCAGGAGGTCTTCCGCATGGCGATCGTCAAGGGGTTCGAATTGACGCAGGAAGTCTGCTTCAAGCTCATCAAGCGTCGCTTGAAAGACTTCGGCCATGGTGCGCGCAAGCTCGAAGCCACGCCGGTCAAGGAGCTTCTGCGACTGGCGGCCCAGCATGGTTTGCTGACACTGGAAGAAGTCGAGCGCTGGTTTGCGTATCGCGACAACCGCAACGACACGGCGCATGACTATGGGGAGGCGTTTGCCGAGGAGACGTTGGCGCTCATGCCGGATTTCATCCGTGATGCGCGTGGACTGGAAGGGCGTCTGCTTGCGGGCAATGCGGATTTCGGAGGTCGCTCATGA
- a CDS encoding nucleotidyltransferase family protein, producing the protein MSAGAGLDLPDRYLEMVREILCRYVPEYDVWAYGSRVTGGAFEASDLDLVVRHPIDPHQVCERLFDLREAFVESNLPIRVDVVDWARIPESFHREIECGYVNYPGLKAGVCESEPGQLSPPEGVGL; encoded by the coding sequence ATGAGTGCCGGCGCCGGACTCGATCTGCCTGATCGTTATCTGGAGATGGTGCGTGAGATCCTGTGCCGGTATGTTCCTGAATATGATGTTTGGGCCTATGGGAGCCGTGTTACGGGCGGCGCGTTCGAGGCGAGTGACCTCGATCTCGTGGTCCGTCATCCCATCGATCCGCATCAGGTCTGTGAAAGGCTGTTCGATCTGCGCGAGGCGTTCGTTGAAAGTAACTTGCCGATTCGTGTCGATGTGGTGGATTGGGCGCGGATTCCGGAGTCCTTCCACCGCGAGATCGAGTGCGGCTATGTCAACTACCCCGGCCTGAAGGCCGGAGTTTGTGAGAGCGAGCCGGGTCAACTATCTCCACCTGAAGGTGTGGGCTTGTGA
- a CDS encoding acyl-CoA thioesterase, which produces MESYTVVRPEHLNHYGHLFGGCLLKWVDEIAWIAASRDNPGCRFVTIGMDRVEFHRGVELGTVLRFEAGESCRGRTSLTYGVSVYADDLETGREEPIFSTCITFVRLDEQGRKIALPSAEPTLV; this is translated from the coding sequence ATGGAGAGTTACACCGTCGTCCGTCCCGAACATCTCAACCACTATGGCCATCTGTTCGGCGGCTGTCTGCTCAAATGGGTCGACGAGATCGCCTGGATCGCCGCCAGCCGCGACAATCCGGGCTGTCGCTTCGTCACCATCGGCATGGACCGCGTCGAATTCCATCGCGGGGTCGAGCTGGGCACCGTGCTGCGCTTCGAGGCCGGCGAGAGCTGTCGGGGACGCACCTCGCTGACCTATGGCGTGAGCGTCTATGCCGACGATCTGGAGACCGGGCGCGAGGAGCCGATCTTCTCGACCTGCATCACCTTTGTGCGGCTCGACGAGCAGGGGCGGAAGATTGCGCTGCCCAGCGCCGAGCCGACCCTGGTCTGA
- a CDS encoding methyl-accepting chemotaxis protein → MFTNLRLWVNYMIGAGTAILLAVSVLSFFNLRALDGLALEAERTEMRQYAERIRLDVEAETRMAEALSALVANIPEVRQHFAAGDRDWLREQLLASYEVLSKDYGAVQFQFHTPPATSFLRLHQIEKYGDDLSGFRHSVVDTNTERQPHRGLESGVAGLGARGMVPVFDQGRHLGSVEFGMSFGPAFFEGFKARHGVEAALHLTRDGTIETFASTAGERPLLDEATIAAAAAGTPQYAQLTIGGVSMAVYAEQVRDYAGQPLGVIEVAKDRQVYSRIRARAIERTWMLGGLVLAIGLVFALVSARVLARRIERLTQGVDRVAGGDLARAVALDGRDELAGLAGATDRMRRHLRDLVAEVERNAIAIHEAARQIAQAVEGQAATSSEMSSSVAEITSTMEELSSSSAQIAEYSGSVVEIARRTYEGSRRGEDAMRQLVDKMEEIRHDNQVSLKEIVDLGGKSKEITRIMEIIDTVADQTKLIAFNAALEASSAGEAGKRFGVVAAEIRRLADSVSESTAEIAHKIGEIQETIGRLVITSEKGSVGIDQGLDASARTADFLHELVQTASETTSSAQQISLSTQQQRTASNQVVVALKEIVTASAETAESVRRISQVAQSMTQLSATLKGQVDRFVLDERPAESEPPTALPQKTQGDA, encoded by the coding sequence ATGTTCACCAACCTCCGTCTCTGGGTCAACTACATGATCGGCGCCGGGACCGCGATCCTGCTCGCCGTCTCGGTGTTGTCCTTCTTCAATCTGCGTGCCCTGGACGGCCTGGCCCTGGAGGCGGAGCGCACCGAGATGCGCCAGTATGCCGAACGCATCCGGCTCGACGTCGAGGCCGAGACCCGCATGGCCGAGGCCCTGAGCGCCCTGGTCGCCAACATCCCCGAGGTCCGGCAGCACTTCGCCGCCGGTGATCGCGACTGGCTGCGCGAGCAACTCCTCGCATCCTATGAGGTGCTGAGCAAGGACTATGGCGCCGTCCAGTTCCAGTTCCACACCCCGCCCGCGACCTCCTTCCTGCGCCTGCACCAGATCGAGAAATACGGCGACGATCTCTCCGGCTTCCGCCATTCGGTCGTCGATACCAATACGGAGCGCCAACCCCATCGCGGTCTGGAATCCGGCGTCGCCGGTCTGGGCGCGCGCGGGATGGTTCCGGTCTTCGATCAGGGGCGTCATCTCGGCTCGGTCGAGTTCGGCATGTCGTTCGGGCCGGCCTTCTTCGAGGGCTTCAAGGCCCGCCACGGCGTCGAGGCCGCGCTCCATCTGACCCGCGACGGTACGATCGAGACCTTTGCGAGCACCGCCGGCGAGCGCCCACTCCTTGACGAGGCGACCATCGCCGCGGCCGCCGCCGGCACGCCCCAGTACGCCCAGCTGACCATCGGCGGCGTGAGCATGGCCGTCTATGCCGAACAGGTTCGGGACTATGCCGGCCAGCCGCTCGGGGTGATCGAGGTCGCCAAGGACCGTCAGGTCTACAGCCGGATCCGGGCACGGGCGATCGAGCGAACCTGGATGCTCGGAGGTCTGGTGCTGGCGATCGGTCTGGTGTTCGCGCTCGTCTCGGCGCGCGTGCTGGCCCGGCGCATCGAACGCCTCACCCAGGGGGTCGATCGTGTGGCCGGCGGCGACCTGGCGCGCGCCGTCGCCCTGGACGGACGCGACGAGCTGGCCGGGCTGGCGGGCGCGACCGACCGGATGCGCCGTCATCTGCGCGATCTGGTCGCCGAGGTCGAGCGCAATGCGATCGCGATCCACGAGGCCGCACGCCAGATCGCCCAGGCCGTCGAAGGTCAGGCGGCCACGTCGAGCGAGATGTCCAGTTCGGTGGCCGAGATCACCTCGACCATGGAGGAACTGTCCTCGTCCTCGGCCCAGATCGCCGAATACTCGGGTTCGGTGGTCGAGATCGCGCGCCGTACCTATGAGGGCAGTCGCCGGGGCGAGGACGCGATGCGCCAACTGGTCGACAAGATGGAGGAGATCCGCCACGACAATCAGGTCTCGCTCAAGGAGATCGTCGATCTGGGCGGCAAGTCCAAGGAGATCACGCGCATCATGGAGATCATCGACACCGTGGCCGATCAGACCAAGCTGATCGCCTTCAACGCCGCGCTCGAGGCCTCATCGGCGGGCGAGGCGGGCAAGCGCTTCGGCGTTGTGGCCGCCGAGATCCGGCGTCTGGCCGACTCGGTCAGCGAGTCGACCGCCGAGATCGCGCACAAGATCGGCGAGATCCAGGAGACCATCGGCCGCCTGGTCATCACGTCGGAAAAAGGCTCGGTCGGGATCGATCAGGGGCTGGACGCCTCGGCGCGCACAGCCGACTTCCTGCACGAGCTGGTGCAGACCGCGAGCGAGACCACCAGTTCGGCCCAGCAGATCAGCCTGTCGACCCAGCAGCAGCGCACCGCCAGCAATCAGGTGGTGGTCGCGCTCAAGGAGATCGTGACCGCCAGCGCCGAGACGGCCGAGTCGGTGCGGCGTATCTCGCAGGTGGCCCAGAGCATGACGCAACTGTCGGCGACGCTCAAAGGCCAGGTCGACCGCTTCGTGCTCGATGAACGGCCCGCCGAATCCGAGCCGCCGACGGCCTTGCCTCAGAAGACCCAGGGCGACGCATGA
- a CDS encoding alpha-2-macroglobulin family protein, whose amino-acid sequence MSASVPVSLLGRLSLLLCVVLVWPADRVPAAERAIELMPGIDYFGRDYSTLKSVTLEDCQTACLNDSRCRAFTYNTKAEWCFLKENHEEARPFAGAVSGHVVERAGQVAGTDGKAQRPVSSGARLADLGFLPPRELGEARRLAAKLASAPVPEVKLATLTAQARTALQSEQPAQAAALQSQALRLTPDDLGLWTSLAESSLAAAQSGDWDERQRHRRQATAAAINAHTHAQNDAERAATLALIARTLAQRNEWRAAIKANRAALALVESPELRRILDQQVAEHGFRVSGHEVDSDAAGPRICIQFTDPLDLRRPNLTDFVRVVARTDLPIEAESKQICIDGVRHGERYQVLVRPGLPAADGETLSKGSELDIYVRDRAPMARFLGRAYVLPKGGEAAIPVVSVNTDTLEAEVHRLGDRVLTQALEEGLLEQQLGRWNLERIRERTGESIWKGTIEVKPELNREVTTAVPVGALVSELKPGIHVLTVRPRNAPDDGSSLATQWFLVSDLGLTTLAGNDGLHALVRSLSSAKPLGRVEVRLVAVNNEILGRATTDNEGHARFDPGLLRGTGGNAPALLAAESSAGDYAFLDLTQSPFDLSDRGVDGRLPPKPLDVYLVSERGAYRPGETVHLTALVRDSRARAVTDLPITLVVKRPDGMEYLRTLTQDQGQGGHAADVQLTRTAPRGTWRAAVHADPKGPALAELAFLVEDFLPERLTFELDSSSPAIDPADPPSLRLDARFLYGAPAGGLTLEGEIQVKPTETLAAFPGYRFGLASEELEPLGVPLSGGRTDAAGHAEVTLDLPEIPPTTKLLEAEIQVRVLEEGGRPVERQLKRPVASKQTRIGLKPLFEDSVEEGGNARFEAIAIGADGQRQSLTGVRWTLARLKTSFQWYASDGNWNYEPITTTERVADGTLDLGALDAGRIEAAVDWGRYRLTLSTSDSAVLPVDLEFEAGWYVQPKTQDTPDLLKVSLDKPSYRVGDKARVRLEPRFAGLALVMVVDDRLISMKAVEVPEDGATVELPVTAEWGPGAYVTAALYRPMDLEARRMPGRALGLTWAGVDPGARKLALTLPETPQLSGTVRPRQTLEIPVRVEGARSGQPVYVTVSAVDLGILNLTRYQPPAPDDWYFAQRRLGMEIRDLYGRLIDRMQGVPGVVRTGGDGLGLSIEGPPPTEELLAYHSGIVKLDDRGQAGVSVEIPDFNGTVRVMAMAWSAEGVGHAVRDLTVRDPIVVTPTLPRFLAPGDRSRLLLGLDAVEGPGGEVGLSVVAEGDQIQVAPESARSSLTLAEGERGQTGVAFQAESVGDARLNIDLLTPDGRTLRKTLRVPVRSNAPRTSRTEVVTLQPGEELTLDAGRLADRVTGTGSLLVSIGGAGRLDVAGLLMALDRYPYGCVEQLTSRALPLLYLNDVAQTAGLAGEGGASERVRTAIGEILAKQDGSGSFGIWGNDGGGDTWLDAYVTDFLTRAREKGYEVPDAPFQMALDNLRNSLSYAPDFSSGGEDIAYALYVLARNGRAAIGDLRYYADTKLDAFATPLAVSQLAAALAIQGDRPRADGLFRSALGKLAQSHDDRRWRSDYGSLLRDGAGLLTLAAESESSAVNLQSLAQRLQALWVGESHTSTQEQAWLLLAAHALMQSSEQPALSVDGAAHAGVFHRRVDDAQLALRPLSIVNRGTSPVEALVTMTGVPRVPEPADGQGYRIERAYYDLEGRRVRLAEVEQGQRLIAVLTVEATEPRQARLILDDPLPAGLEIDNPNLIRAGDVSGIPWLGLENEARHTEFRADRFIAAIDRDADDSAQFQLAYRLRAVSPGVFAHPAATVEDMYRPSLRAWTETGTVEVREPEQ is encoded by the coding sequence ATGTCCGCTTCCGTGCCTGTCTCCCTGCTCGGTCGTCTGTCGCTGCTGCTCTGTGTGGTGCTCGTCTGGCCGGCCGATCGGGTTCCGGCCGCCGAGCGCGCCATCGAACTCATGCCCGGCATCGATTACTTCGGGCGCGATTACTCGACGCTCAAGTCCGTCACGCTGGAAGATTGCCAGACGGCCTGTCTGAACGACAGTCGCTGCCGCGCCTTCACCTACAACACCAAGGCCGAATGGTGTTTCCTCAAGGAGAATCACGAGGAAGCCCGTCCCTTCGCGGGAGCCGTCTCCGGTCATGTGGTCGAGCGGGCCGGTCAGGTCGCGGGCACGGACGGTAAGGCACAGCGCCCCGTCTCATCCGGCGCGCGACTGGCCGATCTCGGATTTCTGCCGCCGCGTGAACTCGGCGAAGCTCGCCGACTGGCCGCCAAGCTGGCGAGCGCGCCCGTGCCTGAGGTCAAGCTCGCGACCCTGACGGCCCAGGCGCGCACGGCGCTGCAATCCGAGCAGCCGGCTCAGGCCGCCGCGCTCCAGTCCCAGGCGCTGCGTCTGACCCCCGACGACCTGGGACTCTGGACGTCGCTGGCCGAATCCTCGCTCGCGGCCGCTCAGAGTGGCGATTGGGACGAGCGCCAGCGTCATCGCCGGCAGGCGACGGCCGCCGCCATCAATGCCCATACGCACGCCCAGAACGACGCCGAACGCGCCGCCACCCTGGCGCTCATCGCCCGCACCCTGGCCCAGCGCAACGAATGGCGCGCCGCGATCAAAGCCAATCGCGCCGCGCTCGCCCTGGTCGAGTCGCCCGAACTGCGCCGGATCCTCGATCAGCAGGTCGCCGAGCATGGCTTCCGGGTCAGCGGGCACGAGGTCGACTCGGATGCCGCCGGCCCGCGTATCTGCATCCAGTTCACCGATCCGCTCGATCTGCGCCGGCCCAATCTCACCGACTTCGTGCGTGTCGTCGCCCGCACCGACCTGCCGATCGAGGCCGAGTCCAAACAGATCTGTATCGACGGTGTGCGCCACGGCGAGCGTTATCAGGTGCTGGTGCGTCCCGGACTGCCCGCCGCCGACGGCGAGACCCTGAGCAAGGGCTCTGAACTCGACATCTATGTCCGCGACCGTGCGCCCATGGCCCGCTTCCTCGGTCGTGCCTATGTGCTGCCCAAGGGCGGCGAGGCGGCGATCCCGGTGGTCTCGGTCAATACCGATACCCTGGAGGCCGAGGTCCATCGGCTCGGTGATCGCGTTCTGACCCAGGCGCTGGAGGAAGGGCTACTGGAGCAGCAGCTCGGGCGCTGGAACCTGGAACGCATCCGGGAACGCACCGGCGAGTCGATCTGGAAGGGTACGATCGAGGTCAAGCCCGAACTCAACCGCGAGGTGACGACGGCGGTTCCGGTCGGCGCCCTGGTGTCCGAACTCAAGCCCGGCATCCATGTGCTGACCGTGCGTCCGCGCAATGCGCCCGACGACGGCAGTTCGCTCGCGACCCAGTGGTTCCTGGTCTCGGATCTGGGGCTGACCACGCTCGCCGGTAACGACGGACTCCATGCCCTGGTGCGCTCGCTCTCCAGTGCCAAGCCGCTCGGACGGGTCGAGGTGCGGCTGGTCGCGGTCAACAACGAGATCCTGGGCCGCGCGACCACGGACAACGAGGGGCACGCCCGCTTCGATCCCGGTCTGTTGCGCGGCACCGGCGGCAATGCCCCGGCGCTGCTGGCGGCCGAGTCGTCCGCCGGGGACTATGCCTTTCTCGACCTGACCCAATCGCCCTTCGATTTGAGCGACCGGGGTGTCGATGGCCGACTGCCGCCCAAGCCGCTCGACGTCTATCTGGTCAGCGAGCGCGGCGCCTATCGGCCGGGCGAGACCGTGCATCTCACCGCGCTGGTGCGCGACTCGCGCGCGCGGGCGGTGACGGATCTGCCGATCACGCTCGTCGTCAAGCGTCCTGATGGGATGGAATATCTGCGCACGCTGACCCAGGATCAGGGTCAGGGCGGTCATGCGGCCGATGTGCAACTGACCAGGACCGCGCCGCGCGGCACCTGGCGCGCGGCCGTCCATGCCGATCCCAAGGGGCCGGCGCTGGCCGAGCTGGCGTTTCTGGTCGAGGACTTCCTGCCTGAGCGCCTGACCTTCGAGCTGGATTCGTCCAGTCCGGCCATCGATCCGGCCGATCCGCCGTCGCTCAGGCTCGATGCCCGCTTCCTCTATGGCGCACCGGCCGGCGGGCTGACGCTGGAAGGCGAGATCCAGGTGAAACCGACCGAGACCCTGGCCGCCTTCCCCGGTTATCGCTTCGGTCTGGCCAGCGAGGAACTCGAGCCGCTCGGCGTGCCGCTGTCGGGCGGGCGCACGGATGCCGCCGGTCATGCCGAGGTGACTCTGGATCTGCCCGAGATCCCGCCGACCACCAAGCTGCTGGAGGCCGAGATCCAGGTCCGGGTGCTGGAGGAGGGCGGGCGCCCGGTCGAGCGCCAGCTCAAGCGTCCGGTGGCCTCCAAACAGACGCGGATCGGACTCAAGCCGCTGTTCGAGGATTCGGTGGAGGAGGGCGGCAACGCCCGGTTCGAGGCCATCGCCATCGGCGCGGATGGTCAGCGTCAGTCGCTCACCGGCGTGCGCTGGACGCTGGCACGGCTCAAGACCAGCTTCCAGTGGTACGCCTCGGACGGCAACTGGAACTATGAGCCCATCACCACCACCGAGCGCGTGGCCGACGGCACCCTGGATCTGGGCGCGCTCGATGCCGGGCGGATCGAAGCCGCCGTCGATTGGGGCCGCTATCGGCTGACGCTCTCGACATCGGACAGTGCGGTGCTGCCGGTGGATCTGGAGTTCGAGGCCGGCTGGTACGTCCAGCCCAAGACGCAGGACACGCCCGATCTGCTCAAGGTCTCGCTCGACAAGCCGAGCTATCGGGTCGGCGACAAGGCGCGGGTGCGGCTCGAACCGCGTTTCGCCGGTCTGGCGCTGGTGATGGTGGTCGATGATCGGCTCATCAGCATGAAAGCGGTCGAGGTGCCCGAAGACGGCGCGACCGTCGAGCTGCCCGTGACCGCCGAGTGGGGACCGGGCGCCTATGTCACGGCAGCGCTCTACCGTCCGATGGATCTGGAGGCACGCCGGATGCCGGGCCGCGCGCTCGGTCTGACCTGGGCCGGTGTCGATCCGGGGGCGCGCAAGCTGGCGCTGACGTTGCCCGAGACGCCCCAGCTCAGCGGCACGGTGCGCCCGCGCCAAACCCTCGAGATCCCGGTCCGGGTCGAGGGCGCCAGGTCCGGACAGCCGGTCTATGTCACGGTCTCGGCGGTCGATCTCGGGATTCTGAACCTCACGCGCTATCAGCCGCCCGCGCCGGACGACTGGTATTTCGCCCAGCGCCGGCTGGGGATGGAGATCCGCGATCTCTATGGTCGGCTCATCGACCGGATGCAGGGCGTTCCGGGCGTGGTGCGCACGGGCGGCGATGGGCTTGGACTGAGCATCGAAGGTCCGCCGCCGACCGAGGAACTGCTCGCCTATCACTCGGGGATCGTCAAACTCGACGATCGCGGTCAGGCCGGCGTCTCGGTCGAGATTCCCGACTTCAACGGCACGGTGCGGGTCATGGCGATGGCCTGGAGTGCCGAAGGCGTGGGCCATGCGGTGCGTGATCTGACGGTGCGCGATCCGATCGTGGTCACGCCGACACTGCCGCGCTTCCTGGCGCCGGGCGACCGTTCGCGCTTGCTGCTGGGTCTGGACGCAGTCGAGGGGCCGGGCGGTGAGGTCGGACTCTCGGTCGTCGCTGAAGGCGATCAGATCCAGGTCGCGCCCGAGTCGGCGCGCTCCAGTCTGACCCTGGCCGAGGGTGAGCGCGGACAGACCGGCGTCGCGTTTCAGGCCGAATCGGTCGGCGATGCGCGGTTGAACATCGATCTACTGACCCCGGACGGTCGGACCCTGCGCAAGACGCTGCGCGTACCGGTGCGCTCCAATGCGCCGCGCACCAGCCGCACCGAAGTGGTGACGCTCCAGCCGGGCGAGGAACTGACGCTGGACGCCGGACGGCTCGCCGACCGTGTGACCGGAACCGGCTCGCTGCTGGTCTCGATCGGCGGTGCCGGGCGGCTGGATGTCGCCGGACTGCTGATGGCGCTCGACCGCTATCCATACGGCTGTGTCGAGCAGCTCACCAGCCGCGCCTTGCCGCTGCTCTATCTCAACGACGTGGCTCAGACCGCCGGACTGGCCGGCGAGGGCGGAGCGAGCGAACGGGTTCGCACGGCCATCGGCGAGATCCTCGCCAAGCAGGACGGCAGCGGCAGCTTCGGGATCTGGGGCAACGATGGCGGCGGCGACACCTGGCTCGATGCCTATGTCACCGACTTCCTCACCCGTGCGCGCGAGAAGGGCTATGAAGTCCCGGACGCGCCCTTCCAGATGGCGCTCGACAACCTGCGCAACAGCCTCAGCTATGCCCCGGACTTCAGCTCGGGCGGCGAGGACATCGCCTATGCGCTCTATGTGCTGGCCCGCAACGGACGCGCCGCCATCGGCGATCTGCGCTATTACGCCGACACCAAGCTCGACGCCTTCGCCACCCCGCTGGCCGTGTCCCAGCTCGCCGCCGCGCTCGCCATCCAGGGCGACCGCCCGCGCGCCGACGGGTTGTTCCGGAGCGCGCTCGGCAAGCTGGCGCAGAGCCATGACGATCGGCGCTGGCGCTCGGACTATGGCTCGCTGTTGCGCGATGGAGCCGGACTGCTGACGCTGGCCGCCGAGAGCGAATCCTCGGCGGTGAATCTCCAGTCGCTCGCGCAGCGGCTGCAGGCGCTGTGGGTGGGCGAGTCCCATACCAGCACCCAGGAACAGGCGTGGCTGCTGCTTGCGGCTCATGCCCTGATGCAGTCGAGCGAACAGCCGGCCTTGAGTGTCGATGGGGCGGCTCATGCGGGCGTCTTCCATCGTCGCGTCGATGACGCCCAACTGGCCTTGCGCCCGCTGTCGATCGTCAATCGCGGCACGAGTCCGGTCGAGGCGTTGGTCACGATGACGGGCGTGCCGCGCGTGCCTGAGCCGGCGGACGGTCAGGGCTATCGGATCGAGCGTGCCTACTATGACCTGGAGGGACGGCGGGTCCGGTTGGCTGAGGTCGAGCAGGGGCAGCGTCTGATCGCCGTGCTCACGGTCGAGGCGACCGAGCCGCGTCAGGCGCGTCTGATCCTCGACGATCCGCTACCGGCGGGACTGGAGATCGACAATCCCAACCTCATCCGCGCCGGCGACGTCTCCGGCATCCCCTGGCTGGGTCTGGAGAACGAGGCCAGGCACACCGAGTTCCGCGCCGATCGCTTCATCGCCGCCATCGATCGCGATGCCGACGACTCGGCGCAGTTCCAGCTCGCCTATCGGTTGCGCGCGGTCTCGCCCGGCGTCTTCGCGCATCCCGCCGCGACCGTGGAGGACATGTACCGGCCCAGTCTGCGGGCCTGGACCGAGACAGGTACGGTCGAGGTGCGCGAGCCGGAGCAATGA
- a CDS encoding acyl-CoA thioesterase, whose product MTEPPFQYHYRIRLHDTDAAGRLFFAHLFRHAQDALEAFMEHIGYPIDAMLRDGEILLPLIHAEADYRRPMRHGDRIRVEVRVEDLRRRSFAIGYRFLSEAGEEMATARTIHVLVTDEVHVGEALPEALRAGLEGC is encoded by the coding sequence ATGACGGAACCCCCGTTCCAGTACCACTACCGCATCCGGCTGCACGACACGGATGCCGCCGGACGCCTGTTCTTCGCCCATCTGTTCCGGCACGCGCAGGATGCACTCGAAGCCTTCATGGAACACATCGGCTATCCGATCGATGCCATGCTCCGCGACGGCGAGATCCTGCTGCCCCTGATCCACGCCGAGGCCGACTACCGGCGCCCGATGCGCCACGGCGACCGGATTCGGGTCGAGGTCCGGGTCGAGGATCTGCGCCGGCGCTCGTTTGCGATCGGCTATCGCTTTCTGAGTGAAGCCGGCGAGGAGATGGCCACGGCCAGGACCATCCATGTCCTGGTGACGGATGAGGTCCATGTCGGCGAGGCCCTGCCGGAGGCGCTGCGTGCAGGACTGGAAGGCTGTTGA